The following coding sequences are from one Ornithodoros turicata isolate Travis chromosome 1, ASM3712646v1, whole genome shotgun sequence window:
- the LOC135377197 gene encoding uncharacterized protein LOC135377197 isoform X1, which yields MLCLDTTMSTPQTESQADLRAMVENLTATVASLASRLPPLPEQEVDVSTFYLEDDAASNPVSSRPPTPTGSPPPTGLDGEDEEGDSEAPPGADNWLTGLAGVGPREVSPAIVDFVRSHWGPEGRPERCRKALVDFPRLRLPFLIVPDLNVEMKSLVREAARDRRRTGTEPDLDTGVGQRDQALRDAQAAISSAMSPLVALLEKCADQGSAPTDTLAGSNSRIERRVVADHLAASLSQLGRLFAFLGNERRESVLFRIAPELRSFGTQGSRPEDEGADQLFGKSFLEQIKTRNATFQALREARQGTARGSTEEPAVKRSRLTPPTSTIPRRPAQPFQGRPFPGGYQGRATRNPRGRGRV from the exons atgctttgtctagacaca ACGATGTCGACACCACAGACAGAATCTCAGGCGGACCTCCGCGCTATGGTGGAGAATCTGACCGCAACTGTGGCGTCTTTGGCCAGTCGCCTACCGCCACTCCCGGAGCAGGAGGTGGACGTCAGTACTTTCTACCTGGAGGACGATGCGGCCTCCAACCCGGTCTCTTCACGCCCTCCAACACCTACGGGTTCCCCTCCGCCTACAGGCCTAGATGGGGAAGATGAGGAGGGGGACTCGGAGGCACCCCCAGGTGCAGACAACTGGCTCACAGGCCTGGCCGGAGTTGGTCCTCGTGAGGTGTCTCCGGCCATTGTTGATTTTGTTCGGTCTCACTGGGGCCCAGAAGGAAGACCTGAACGCTGCCGTAAGGCTCTTGTTGATTTCCCGCGCTTGAGACTTCCTTTCCTCATTGTGCCTGATCTCAACGTGGAAATGAAGTCTTTGGTGCGGGAGGCAGCAAGGGACCGGAGGCGCACCGGCACGGAACCCGACCTGGACACAGGGGTGGGCCAAAGAGACCAGGCACTCAGGGATGCGCAAGCGGCCATCTCATCAGCCATGAGCCCTCTGGTGGCCCTACTGGAGAAATGTGCCGATCAAGGGTCGGCACCAACGGACACCCTTGCAGGCTCCAACAGCCGTATTGAGAGAAGGGTGGTGGCGGATCACCTGGCAGCCTCCCTCTCCCAGCTGGGACGCTTATTCGCCTTCCTGGGGAACGAGCGCCGGGAAAGCGTTCTCTTCCGGATCGCGCCAGAGCTGCGATCCTTCGGCACCCAGGGGTCTCGACCGGAGGATGAAGGGGCTGACCAGCTCTTTGGAAAGTCCTTTCTCGAGCAGATCAAGACCCGAAACGCCACTTTTCAAGCCCTCCGCGAGGCACGCCAGGGGACCGCCCGCGGTTCCACGGAGGAGCCTGCTGTCAAACGGAGTCGGCTTACCCCGCCCACCTCCACCATCCCCCGTCGCCCAGCCCAGCCCTTTCAGGGAAGGCCTTTCCCGGGGGGATACCAGGGAAGGGCCACACGAAACCCCAGAG GCAGGGGCAGAGTCTAG
- the LOC135377197 gene encoding uncharacterized protein LOC135377197 isoform X2: MSTPQTESQADLRAMVENLTATVASLASRLPPLPEQEVDVSTFYLEDDAASNPVSSRPPTPTGSPPPTGLDGEDEEGDSEAPPGADNWLTGLAGVGPREVSPAIVDFVRSHWGPEGRPERCRKALVDFPRLRLPFLIVPDLNVEMKSLVREAARDRRRTGTEPDLDTGVGQRDQALRDAQAAISSAMSPLVALLEKCADQGSAPTDTLAGSNSRIERRVVADHLAASLSQLGRLFAFLGNERRESVLFRIAPELRSFGTQGSRPEDEGADQLFGKSFLEQIKTRNATFQALREARQGTARGSTEEPAVKRSRLTPPTSTIPRRPAQPFQGRPFPGGYQGRATRNPRGRGRV; the protein is encoded by the exons ATGTCGACACCACAGACAGAATCTCAGGCGGACCTCCGCGCTATGGTGGAGAATCTGACCGCAACTGTGGCGTCTTTGGCCAGTCGCCTACCGCCACTCCCGGAGCAGGAGGTGGACGTCAGTACTTTCTACCTGGAGGACGATGCGGCCTCCAACCCGGTCTCTTCACGCCCTCCAACACCTACGGGTTCCCCTCCGCCTACAGGCCTAGATGGGGAAGATGAGGAGGGGGACTCGGAGGCACCCCCAGGTGCAGACAACTGGCTCACAGGCCTGGCCGGAGTTGGTCCTCGTGAGGTGTCTCCGGCCATTGTTGATTTTGTTCGGTCTCACTGGGGCCCAGAAGGAAGACCTGAACGCTGCCGTAAGGCTCTTGTTGATTTCCCGCGCTTGAGACTTCCTTTCCTCATTGTGCCTGATCTCAACGTGGAAATGAAGTCTTTGGTGCGGGAGGCAGCAAGGGACCGGAGGCGCACCGGCACGGAACCCGACCTGGACACAGGGGTGGGCCAAAGAGACCAGGCACTCAGGGATGCGCAAGCGGCCATCTCATCAGCCATGAGCCCTCTGGTGGCCCTACTGGAGAAATGTGCCGATCAAGGGTCGGCACCAACGGACACCCTTGCAGGCTCCAACAGCCGTATTGAGAGAAGGGTGGTGGCGGATCACCTGGCAGCCTCCCTCTCCCAGCTGGGACGCTTATTCGCCTTCCTGGGGAACGAGCGCCGGGAAAGCGTTCTCTTCCGGATCGCGCCAGAGCTGCGATCCTTCGGCACCCAGGGGTCTCGACCGGAGGATGAAGGGGCTGACCAGCTCTTTGGAAAGTCCTTTCTCGAGCAGATCAAGACCCGAAACGCCACTTTTCAAGCCCTCCGCGAGGCACGCCAGGGGACCGCCCGCGGTTCCACGGAGGAGCCTGCTGTCAAACGGAGTCGGCTTACCCCGCCCACCTCCACCATCCCCCGTCGCCCAGCCCAGCCCTTTCAGGGAAGGCCTTTCCCGGGGGGATACCAGGGAAGGGCCACACGAAACCCCAGAG GCAGGGGCAGAGTCTAG